A window from Mixophyes fleayi isolate aMixFle1 chromosome 12, aMixFle1.hap1, whole genome shotgun sequence encodes these proteins:
- the LOC142108575 gene encoding mothers against decapentaplegic homolog 4-like isoform X3 has translation MSLTPPNSNDACLSIVHSLMCHRQGGENEGFAKRAIESLVKKLKEKKDELDSLITAITTNGVHPSKCVTIQRTLDGRLQVAGRKGFPHVIYARLWRWPDLHKNELKHVKFCQYAFDLKYDSVCVNPYHYERVVSPGIGLSIPSSATPCRSVKEEFSNDCEMDSPLCLSSSQELQPPIKRLPLPQMPPSDSYRQPLPPLALPKSPQTPIGMYPPIPMSPSVASGCPLAPLAHGEGLLSIAPPQQMVSTSPPSTPNQSSQSNGYSSPPKQPYHPTWTGNSTAAYTPNPVSQPNGRGSQQPPLHHPNHYWSLHQSSPQYQHPVSNHPGPEFWCSVAYFEMDVQVGEIFKVPANCPVVTVDGYVDPSGGDRFCLGQLSNVHRTDTSERARLHIGKGVQLECRGEGDVWMKCLSDHAVFVQSYYLDREAGRAPGDAVHKIYPGAYIKVFDLRQCHRQMQQQAATAQAAAAAQAAAVAGTIPGPGSVGGIAPAVSLSAAAGIGVDDLRRLCILRLSFVKGWGPDYPRQSIKQTPCWIEVHLHRALQLLDEVLHTLPMADPNSVN, from the exons ATGTCACTCACCCCCCCGAACAGCAACGATGCCTGTCTGAGCATCGTGCACAGTCTGATGTGCCATCGGCAGGGGGGGGAGAACGAGGGCTTCGCCAAGAGAGCCATCGAGAGTTTGGtgaagaaactgaaggagaagaaggaTGAGCTGGACTCTCTGATCACCGCCATCACCACGAACGGGGTGCACCCCAGCAAGTGTGTCACTATCCAACGCACGCTGGACGGGAGGCTGCAG GTGGCTGGCAGGAAAGGTTTCCCCCACGTCATCTACGCCCGCTTGTGGCGATGGCCGGACCTGCACAAGAATGAACTCAAACACGTCAAGTTCTGTCAGTACGCGTTTGACCTGAAGTACGACAGCGTGTGTGTGAATCCGTATCACTACGAGAGGGTGGTGTCCCCCGGTATCG gactCAGTATCCCCAGCTCAG CCACTCCATGTCGGTCGGTGAAGGAAGAGTTTTCAAATGACTGCGAGATGGACTCACCCTTGTGTCTGTCCTCGTCGCAGGAACTCCAGCCACCCATCAAACGCCTCCCCCTACCTCAGATGCCGCCTTCAGATTCCTACAGACAGCCCTTGCCGCCTCTCGCATTGCCCAAAAGCCCTCAGACGCCCATCGGCATGTACCCCCCTATACCCATGTCACCCTCTG TGGCTTCCGGCTGCCCCCTCGCTCCTCTCGCACATGGTGAGGGTCTCCTATCAATTGCACCTCCACAACAGATGGTGTCCACATCTCCACCTTCCACACCAAACCAAAGCTCGCAGAGTAACGGGTACTCCTCGCCCCCCAAGCAGCCTTATCACC CTACCTGGACAGGAAACAGTACCGCGGCATATACCCCCAACCCGGTGTCCCAACCTAATGGGAGGGGAAGCCAACAGCCTCCACTGCACCACCCCAACCACTACT GGTCTCTTCACCAGAGCTCCCCCCAGTATCAGCACCCTGTATCCAATCATCCAG GACCGGAGTTCTGGTGTTCTGTCGCCTACTTCGAGATGGACGTCCAGGTTGGAGAGATATTTAAAGTGCCGGCAAACTGCCCCGTGGTGACGGTGGATGGATATGTAGACCCGTCTGGGGGTGACAGGTTCTGCCTGGGGCAGCTGTCCAACGTTCATCGTACGGACACCAGCGAGCGAGCGAG GCTGCATATCGGAAAGGGCGTTCAGCTGGAGTGTCGCGGGGAGGGAGACGTCTGGATGAAGTGTCTCAGTGACCACGCCGTCTTTGTGCAGAGTTACTATCTGGATAGGGAAGCCGGCCGAGCGCCGGGGGATGCTGTGCACAAAATTTACCCCGGAGCCTACATCAAG GTGTTCGACCTGCGACAATGTCACCGACAAATGCAGCAGCAAGCGGCCACCGCGCAGGCGGCAGCTGCAGCACAGGCAGCGGCAGTGGCTGGAACAATCCCCGGCCCCGGATCAGTGGGCGGCATCGCGCCTGCCGTCA GTCTGTCGGCAGCGGCAGGGATTGGCGTCGATGACCTCCGTCGCCTCTGCATCTTGCGGCTCAGTTTCGTCAAGGGCTGGGGCCCGGACTACCCCCGGCAGAGCATCAAGCAGACCCCGTGCTGGATAGAGGTTCACCTCCACCGGGCCCTGCAGCTCCTGGATGAGGTTCTACATACGTTGCCAATGGCTGATCCCAATTCGGTGAACTAG
- the LOC142108575 gene encoding mothers against decapentaplegic homolog 4-like isoform X1, with the protein MSYVTLEVGGQLPAMCTDEEIYGEGLSEGAIPAMSLTPPNSNDACLSIVHSLMCHRQGGENEGFAKRAIESLVKKLKEKKDELDSLITAITTNGVHPSKCVTIQRTLDGRLQVAGRKGFPHVIYARLWRWPDLHKNELKHVKFCQYAFDLKYDSVCVNPYHYERVVSPGIGLSIPSSATPCRSVKEEFSNDCEMDSPLCLSSSQELQPPIKRLPLPQMPPSDSYRQPLPPLALPKSPQTPIGMYPPIPMSPSVASGCPLAPLAHGEGLLSIAPPQQMVSTSPPSTPNQSSQSNGYSSPPKQPYHPTWTGNSTAAYTPNPVSQPNGRGSQQPPLHHPNHYWSLHQSSPQYQHPVSNHPGPEFWCSVAYFEMDVQVGEIFKVPANCPVVTVDGYVDPSGGDRFCLGQLSNVHRTDTSERARLHIGKGVQLECRGEGDVWMKCLSDHAVFVQSYYLDREAGRAPGDAVHKIYPGAYIKVFDLRQCHRQMQQQAATAQAAAAAQAAAVAGTIPGPGSVGGIAPAVSLSAAAGIGVDDLRRLCILRLSFVKGWGPDYPRQSIKQTPCWIEVHLHRALQLLDEVLHTLPMADPNSVN; encoded by the exons ATGTCATATGTGACTCTGGAGGTGGGGGGGCAGCTGCCCGCGATGTGCACTGATGAAGAAATATATGGGGAAGGTCTCTCCGAAGGG GCGATCCCCGCCATGTCACTCACCCCCCCGAACAGCAACGATGCCTGTCTGAGCATCGTGCACAGTCTGATGTGCCATCGGCAGGGGGGGGAGAACGAGGGCTTCGCCAAGAGAGCCATCGAGAGTTTGGtgaagaaactgaaggagaagaaggaTGAGCTGGACTCTCTGATCACCGCCATCACCACGAACGGGGTGCACCCCAGCAAGTGTGTCACTATCCAACGCACGCTGGACGGGAGGCTGCAG GTGGCTGGCAGGAAAGGTTTCCCCCACGTCATCTACGCCCGCTTGTGGCGATGGCCGGACCTGCACAAGAATGAACTCAAACACGTCAAGTTCTGTCAGTACGCGTTTGACCTGAAGTACGACAGCGTGTGTGTGAATCCGTATCACTACGAGAGGGTGGTGTCCCCCGGTATCG gactCAGTATCCCCAGCTCAG CCACTCCATGTCGGTCGGTGAAGGAAGAGTTTTCAAATGACTGCGAGATGGACTCACCCTTGTGTCTGTCCTCGTCGCAGGAACTCCAGCCACCCATCAAACGCCTCCCCCTACCTCAGATGCCGCCTTCAGATTCCTACAGACAGCCCTTGCCGCCTCTCGCATTGCCCAAAAGCCCTCAGACGCCCATCGGCATGTACCCCCCTATACCCATGTCACCCTCTG TGGCTTCCGGCTGCCCCCTCGCTCCTCTCGCACATGGTGAGGGTCTCCTATCAATTGCACCTCCACAACAGATGGTGTCCACATCTCCACCTTCCACACCAAACCAAAGCTCGCAGAGTAACGGGTACTCCTCGCCCCCCAAGCAGCCTTATCACC CTACCTGGACAGGAAACAGTACCGCGGCATATACCCCCAACCCGGTGTCCCAACCTAATGGGAGGGGAAGCCAACAGCCTCCACTGCACCACCCCAACCACTACT GGTCTCTTCACCAGAGCTCCCCCCAGTATCAGCACCCTGTATCCAATCATCCAG GACCGGAGTTCTGGTGTTCTGTCGCCTACTTCGAGATGGACGTCCAGGTTGGAGAGATATTTAAAGTGCCGGCAAACTGCCCCGTGGTGACGGTGGATGGATATGTAGACCCGTCTGGGGGTGACAGGTTCTGCCTGGGGCAGCTGTCCAACGTTCATCGTACGGACACCAGCGAGCGAGCGAG GCTGCATATCGGAAAGGGCGTTCAGCTGGAGTGTCGCGGGGAGGGAGACGTCTGGATGAAGTGTCTCAGTGACCACGCCGTCTTTGTGCAGAGTTACTATCTGGATAGGGAAGCCGGCCGAGCGCCGGGGGATGCTGTGCACAAAATTTACCCCGGAGCCTACATCAAG GTGTTCGACCTGCGACAATGTCACCGACAAATGCAGCAGCAAGCGGCCACCGCGCAGGCGGCAGCTGCAGCACAGGCAGCGGCAGTGGCTGGAACAATCCCCGGCCCCGGATCAGTGGGCGGCATCGCGCCTGCCGTCA GTCTGTCGGCAGCGGCAGGGATTGGCGTCGATGACCTCCGTCGCCTCTGCATCTTGCGGCTCAGTTTCGTCAAGGGCTGGGGCCCGGACTACCCCCGGCAGAGCATCAAGCAGACCCCGTGCTGGATAGAGGTTCACCTCCACCGGGCCCTGCAGCTCCTGGATGAGGTTCTACATACGTTGCCAATGGCTGATCCCAATTCGGTGAACTAG
- the LOC142108575 gene encoding mothers against decapentaplegic homolog 4-like isoform X2 yields the protein MAIPAMSLTPPNSNDACLSIVHSLMCHRQGGENEGFAKRAIESLVKKLKEKKDELDSLITAITTNGVHPSKCVTIQRTLDGRLQVAGRKGFPHVIYARLWRWPDLHKNELKHVKFCQYAFDLKYDSVCVNPYHYERVVSPGIGLSIPSSATPCRSVKEEFSNDCEMDSPLCLSSSQELQPPIKRLPLPQMPPSDSYRQPLPPLALPKSPQTPIGMYPPIPMSPSVASGCPLAPLAHGEGLLSIAPPQQMVSTSPPSTPNQSSQSNGYSSPPKQPYHPTWTGNSTAAYTPNPVSQPNGRGSQQPPLHHPNHYWSLHQSSPQYQHPVSNHPGPEFWCSVAYFEMDVQVGEIFKVPANCPVVTVDGYVDPSGGDRFCLGQLSNVHRTDTSERARLHIGKGVQLECRGEGDVWMKCLSDHAVFVQSYYLDREAGRAPGDAVHKIYPGAYIKVFDLRQCHRQMQQQAATAQAAAAAQAAAVAGTIPGPGSVGGIAPAVSLSAAAGIGVDDLRRLCILRLSFVKGWGPDYPRQSIKQTPCWIEVHLHRALQLLDEVLHTLPMADPNSVN from the exons ATG GCGATCCCCGCCATGTCACTCACCCCCCCGAACAGCAACGATGCCTGTCTGAGCATCGTGCACAGTCTGATGTGCCATCGGCAGGGGGGGGAGAACGAGGGCTTCGCCAAGAGAGCCATCGAGAGTTTGGtgaagaaactgaaggagaagaaggaTGAGCTGGACTCTCTGATCACCGCCATCACCACGAACGGGGTGCACCCCAGCAAGTGTGTCACTATCCAACGCACGCTGGACGGGAGGCTGCAG GTGGCTGGCAGGAAAGGTTTCCCCCACGTCATCTACGCCCGCTTGTGGCGATGGCCGGACCTGCACAAGAATGAACTCAAACACGTCAAGTTCTGTCAGTACGCGTTTGACCTGAAGTACGACAGCGTGTGTGTGAATCCGTATCACTACGAGAGGGTGGTGTCCCCCGGTATCG gactCAGTATCCCCAGCTCAG CCACTCCATGTCGGTCGGTGAAGGAAGAGTTTTCAAATGACTGCGAGATGGACTCACCCTTGTGTCTGTCCTCGTCGCAGGAACTCCAGCCACCCATCAAACGCCTCCCCCTACCTCAGATGCCGCCTTCAGATTCCTACAGACAGCCCTTGCCGCCTCTCGCATTGCCCAAAAGCCCTCAGACGCCCATCGGCATGTACCCCCCTATACCCATGTCACCCTCTG TGGCTTCCGGCTGCCCCCTCGCTCCTCTCGCACATGGTGAGGGTCTCCTATCAATTGCACCTCCACAACAGATGGTGTCCACATCTCCACCTTCCACACCAAACCAAAGCTCGCAGAGTAACGGGTACTCCTCGCCCCCCAAGCAGCCTTATCACC CTACCTGGACAGGAAACAGTACCGCGGCATATACCCCCAACCCGGTGTCCCAACCTAATGGGAGGGGAAGCCAACAGCCTCCACTGCACCACCCCAACCACTACT GGTCTCTTCACCAGAGCTCCCCCCAGTATCAGCACCCTGTATCCAATCATCCAG GACCGGAGTTCTGGTGTTCTGTCGCCTACTTCGAGATGGACGTCCAGGTTGGAGAGATATTTAAAGTGCCGGCAAACTGCCCCGTGGTGACGGTGGATGGATATGTAGACCCGTCTGGGGGTGACAGGTTCTGCCTGGGGCAGCTGTCCAACGTTCATCGTACGGACACCAGCGAGCGAGCGAG GCTGCATATCGGAAAGGGCGTTCAGCTGGAGTGTCGCGGGGAGGGAGACGTCTGGATGAAGTGTCTCAGTGACCACGCCGTCTTTGTGCAGAGTTACTATCTGGATAGGGAAGCCGGCCGAGCGCCGGGGGATGCTGTGCACAAAATTTACCCCGGAGCCTACATCAAG GTGTTCGACCTGCGACAATGTCACCGACAAATGCAGCAGCAAGCGGCCACCGCGCAGGCGGCAGCTGCAGCACAGGCAGCGGCAGTGGCTGGAACAATCCCCGGCCCCGGATCAGTGGGCGGCATCGCGCCTGCCGTCA GTCTGTCGGCAGCGGCAGGGATTGGCGTCGATGACCTCCGTCGCCTCTGCATCTTGCGGCTCAGTTTCGTCAAGGGCTGGGGCCCGGACTACCCCCGGCAGAGCATCAAGCAGACCCCGTGCTGGATAGAGGTTCACCTCCACCGGGCCCTGCAGCTCCTGGATGAGGTTCTACATACGTTGCCAATGGCTGATCCCAATTCGGTGAACTAG
- the SNAPIN gene encoding SNARE-associated protein Snapin translates to MSFPVRCRMAVPVSPGRDVFAEGLLELLKPAVQQLDSHVHAVRESQVDLREHIDSLASELCKINEDQKVALDLDPYVKKLLNARRRVVLVNNILQNAQERLRRLNHSVAKETARRRAMLDSGAHHPPTSPNK, encoded by the exons ATGTCATTTCCGGTCCGTTGCAGGATGGCGGTCCCGGTGTCCCCCGGGCGGGATGTGTTTGCGGAGGggctgctggagctgctgaaGCCGGCGGTGCAACAACTGGACTCCCATGTGCATGCTGTGAG AGAGAGCCAGGTGGACCTGCGAGAGCACATTGACAGTCTTGCATCAG AGCTCTGCAAGATCAATGAGGACCAGAAGGTGGCTCTGGACCTGGACCCTTACGTGAAGAAGCTGCTGAACGCCCGTCGTCGGGTTGTCTTGGTGAACAACATCCTGCAGAACGCGCAG GAGAGACTAAGACGCCTCAACCACAGCGTAGCCAAAGAGACGGCTCGCAGAAGGGCGATGCTGGATTCTGGAGCCCACCACCCCCCGACGTCCCCCAACAAATGA